In the genome of Natronomonas salina, the window ACGACGCGGTCCGCGTCCCGGGGACGGACTACCGCATCGGGCTCGACCCGATCATGGGCGCCGCGCCGATCGCCGGCGACGTCGTCACCGGGCTCGTCTCGCTGTACATCGTCGCCGAGTCCGCCCGCCTCGGAGTCTCCTACCAGACGCTGCTGAAGATGATGCTGAACGTCTCCATCGACGTCGGCGGCGGGTCCATCCCGGTCCTCGGGACGCTGTTCGACGCCGCCTGGAAGTCCAACCAGCGGAACGTCAAGCTCCTCGTCGACGAGCTCAAGGAGCAGGCGAACCGCGCCGACCAGGAGCCGAAGACGATCGACGTCGACTGAACTACTCGGAAGCGTCGCCAGCGTCCGACTCCGATCCCGACGCCGATTCGGGATTCGTGCCGCCGCTCGCGTTCTCCGCCTCGTTCTCACCTTCGTCGCCCGTGTCTTCGATCTCGATCGTCGTCGCGCCGTCGAGCCCGTCCGTCGTCTCGTCGTCGTCGTCGTCGGGACGCGAGACGCCGGGGCCGAACGCGAGGGAGAACGCGACGCGGTTCGCGCCGAAGACGCTGCGCACGGTCGCGCCGAAGGGGCCGAACGCGGCCCCGAACACCGTCTCGATCGGTTCCCTCTCCGAGCGAGGCTCCTCGTCCCGTTCGCGGCTCCGTTCCGTCATATCCGCGGGTTCTTCGCCGATCGGCTGAAGCTTTTCGGTCGGAATCGGTCGATTCTGCACGACCCCTGCTAGCACGAGCGCCAGAAGCAATTTCACCAGTACTCGCCAATCCTCTGGATACAATGAGACACGCAGGCCTGAAAGCCAGAATGGCGGTCGTGGGGAGCGTCCTGTTCGCCTTCTACGCGTTCCTCGCGCTCGTCGCCTTCGCGATGGGCGCCGGCCCCGTCCTGATCGGGATCGGGACCGTCCTGTTCGTCGGCTTCCAGTACGTCGTCGGCAAGAAGGTCGCGCTGTGGAGCGTCGGCGCCGAGGACATGCCCGAGGACCGGTATCGCGGCGTCCACGAGTCCGTCGAGCGCCTCAGCGACGAGATGGACCTCGAGAAGCCGCGGCTGATGGTCGCCGAGATGGGCGTGCCGAACGCCTTCGCGGTCGGCCGGCGCGGCGCGGGCGTCGTCGTGGTCTCGACGGAACTGATGGAGGCCCTCGGCCGCGACGAACTGGAGGCCGTCCTCGCCCACGAGCTGGCGCACATCGACAACCGCGACGTCGTGACGATGGTGCTGGGCCAGTCCATCGCGTCGATGCTCGGCCTCGCCGTCCAGTTCGCCATCCTGTTCACGAACGACCGCGGTATCGGGAACTTCCTGCTGGCGTACGTCGCCGGCATCGTCGTCCAGATGGTCGCGATGGTGTTCGTCCTCGCCATCTCGCGGTACCGCGAGTACGTCGCCGACGCCGACGCCGCCCGCCACGTGGGCGGCGACGCGATGGCCGGCGCCCTCCGGAAGATCGCGGCCGCGGGCGAGCGTACCGACAACGACGTCAGTGACAACGTCTCGGCGCTCTGCATCTTCGGCGGCGAGCGCTCGGCCCTGGAGAAGGTGTTCGCGACCCACCCGCCGATCGAGAAACGCATCGAGGCGGTCCAGGGCGTCGACCGCGAGTTCTACTGACCGGGTTCACCGACCTTCGGCGTCGACGTAGTCGACGAGTTCCGCTACCGTGGAGTCGACGACCTCGCTCTCGAGGGATCCCTGCCAGTGCTGGACGTCGTCGTGCTCGAGCGTCTCGACGCTCCAGGGGATGACGCGGCTGCGTTCCGGCGTGCCACCTCTTAGCCACGCCGCCTCCGGAATCTCGACCAGATCGTCGTGCCAAGTCCGGGTCGTCAGCGCCAGGACGATGTACTGTTCCCCGTGGTAGGGGTGTGACTCGTCACTGACGACCAGCCACGGCCAGGCGTACTCCTCGCCCTTGAACGGGTCGTCCCCGTACAGCACGTCCCCGCGGTCGAAGCTCATCCGTCGACGTTCGGGTGCGGTTCGTCCGGCGCGTGTTCGCGCCAGCTCTCAGGGTCCTCCTCCCCGAACCGGTCGTTGAGGCGACGCGTCGCTCGCTGGTAGGTGCCGAACGAGCGGATCCGCTCGGGGTCGCCGAGCGCCCAGTACTCGCCCTTGTGTCGGACCAGCCCGCGGTCCTCGAGGCGCGAGAGGACGGTCCCGATGGAGTTCCGATCGATCCCGGTCTCCTCGGCGATCTCCGCGGCCGTGAACGCCTTGTCGTCGTTCTCGATGAGGAAGAGCAGTACCGTCTCGGGGTTGCTCGGCTCCTCGAGATCCTCCGCCGAACTCGAATCGAACCGCTCGATGTCGATCGGCATGTCCGTCAGTACGTCCGGAGCGGAATAAATGTAACTAGTGTAAGTGATGTCACTCGCTCGGTTCGCGGACGGCCATCCCGGCGATGAAATCGGTGAGGTCCGTCGCCGAGATGATGCCGATGACCTCACCATCGTCGTCGACGACGGGGAAGTGGCTGATACCGCGCTCGACCATCTCGCTGGCGATCTCCGGGATCGGTCGGTCGGGGTCCGTCGTGACGATCTCGGTGGTCATGTGGTCGCCGACGGTGGTCGTGTCCTTCGGCGTCCCCTCGGCGACGATCTTCACGAAGTCCGTCGAGGTGAGGATGCCGATGGGCTGGCAGTCGTCGTCGATGGCGACGATCGAGCGGATTCCCTCCTCGAGCATGGCGTCGG includes:
- a CDS encoding DUF4112 domain-containing protein; translated protein: MSEHELASEFEDFQGDLPDSVDQAAVDRMRLVARLLDDAVRVPGTDYRIGLDPIMGAAPIAGDVVTGLVSLYIVAESARLGVSYQTLLKMMLNVSIDVGGGSIPVLGTLFDAAWKSNQRNVKLLVDELKEQANRADQEPKTIDVD
- a CDS encoding M48 family metalloprotease gives rise to the protein MRHAGLKARMAVVGSVLFAFYAFLALVAFAMGAGPVLIGIGTVLFVGFQYVVGKKVALWSVGAEDMPEDRYRGVHESVERLSDEMDLEKPRLMVAEMGVPNAFAVGRRGAGVVVVSTELMEALGRDELEAVLAHELAHIDNRDVVTMVLGQSIASMLGLAVQFAILFTNDRGIGNFLLAYVAGIVVQMVAMVFVLAISRYREYVADADAARHVGGDAMAGALRKIAAAGERTDNDVSDNVSALCIFGGERSALEKVFATHPPIEKRIEAVQGVDREFY
- a CDS encoding MarR family transcriptional regulator, coding for MPIDIERFDSSSAEDLEEPSNPETVLLFLIENDDKAFTAAEIAEETGIDRNSIGTVLSRLEDRGLVRHKGEYWALGDPERIRSFGTYQRATRRLNDRFGEEDPESWREHAPDEPHPNVDG
- a CDS encoding type II toxin-antitoxin system PemK/MazF family toxin gives rise to the protein MSFDRGDVLYGDDPFKGEEYAWPWLVVSDESHPYHGEQYIVLALTTRTWHDDLVEIPEAAWLRGGTPERSRVIPWSVETLEHDDVQHWQGSLESEVVDSTVAELVDYVDAEGR
- a CDS encoding CBS domain-containing protein: MSDIDVRQLMTAPVLTVDPETAVEEVADAMLEEGIRSIVAIDDDCQPIGILTSTDFVKIVAEGTPKDTTTVGDHMTTEIVTTDPDRPIPEIASEMVERGISHFPVVDDDGEVIGIISATDLTDFIAGMAVREPSE